The following is a genomic window from Bacillota bacterium.
ATATTTTTTCTCGGTACCGAATAATCCTGTGAGCCGTTTAATGGTTGTTGATCAGCTAATAAATATAAGCAAGGGGGACAAACAATGGCAAAGCAAAAGTTTGAAAGAACCAAACCTCACGTTAACGTGGGAACCATCGGTCACGTTGACCACGGTAAAACTACTACCACAGCGGCAATTACTATGTATCTTGCCAGTCAAAATAAGGCAGAAGCTA
Proteins encoded in this region:
- the tuf gene encoding elongation factor Tu (EF-Tu; promotes GTP-dependent binding of aminoacyl-tRNA to the A-site of ribosomes during protein biosynthesis; when the tRNA anticodon matches the mRNA codon, GTP hydrolysis results; the inactive EF-Tu-GDP leaves the ribosome and release of GDP is promoted by elongation factor Ts; many prokaryotes have two copies of the gene encoding EF-Tu) — translated: MAKQKFERTKPHVNVGTIGHVDHGKTTTTAAITMYLASQNKAEA